From Geomonas agri, one genomic window encodes:
- a CDS encoding DotU family type IV/VI secretion system protein, whose product MRLIDCFMPLLAHVVEFRNGLPQCKADYAQVKGEIRELLTQSETLAQGTGCDLDHFGQARFIVCAWVDETLLASQWPDRQLWQHEQLQRVFYKTTDAGVEAFQRLEALGEQQEVLEVYCTCLALGFRGRYIGEQGEYLLEQLRCAQLKRFLGTADAVPALDTLTLCPGALPDLPVTAVRRLQTDFAITPLSAGLLAAPVILFAIMYLVYRYVLNGLVLPNL is encoded by the coding sequence ATGAGACTGATCGACTGCTTTATGCCATTGCTGGCCCATGTCGTGGAGTTCCGGAATGGACTGCCACAGTGCAAAGCCGACTATGCCCAGGTGAAGGGGGAGATTAGGGAACTCCTGACACAATCCGAAACGCTGGCGCAGGGTACCGGGTGCGACCTCGACCACTTCGGCCAGGCCCGGTTCATCGTCTGCGCCTGGGTTGACGAGACTCTGCTCGCCTCGCAGTGGCCCGACCGGCAACTCTGGCAGCATGAGCAGTTGCAGCGCGTTTTTTACAAGACCACCGATGCCGGCGTGGAAGCTTTCCAACGCTTGGAGGCCCTGGGGGAGCAGCAGGAGGTGCTGGAAGTCTATTGCACTTGCCTCGCTCTTGGCTTCAGAGGCCGCTACATCGGGGAGCAGGGGGAGTATTTGTTGGAGCAGTTGAGGTGCGCGCAACTGAAGCGGTTTCTGGGGACAGCGGACGCTGTGCCCGCGCTGGATACTCTTACCCTTTGCCCTGGGGCTCTCCCTGACCTGCCGGTCACCGCAGTGCGCAGGCTGCAGACCGACTTCGCCATCACTCCACTGTCGGCGGGCCTGCTGGCGGCGCCGGTCATCCTCTTCGCCATCATGTACCTCGTGTACCGGTATGTGCTGAACGGTCTGGTGCTTCCGAACCTCTAG
- the tssK gene encoding type VI secretion system baseplate subunit TssK: MNTAQRPIFWHQGMFLQPQHFQLVDRSMHSLLIPYQSHLAPNFWGISRATVRTSSKGLPSIEVTSGAFLFPDGTYVELPGNALVESRLIPEEAPGKGASLTVYLGLKKWQARAENAAVLQQGVAPGGFTTRYLVAAEGASSPDLHAGGPAAEVRHMDHALKLFWDSELDLLGDYLLLPVARLERRGAELEIAPDFIAPCLTIAAVPLLNELVLGIRDLVAVRCRQMESCKKQRGVQRAEFGSKDLVYLLALRTVNRYLAQLDHLILAQVHPWQVYGVLAQLVAELSCFDESVACLGDGEGGGAAFLPGYNHLDIGGCFASAHDLILKLLDQVCTGPEYALRLCFDGTYYSADLTPAHFQGKNRFYLAVTTETDPAAVLAYLTGLAKLGARERLPLLIAQALPGVPLEPMSNPPPELPRRASSLYFAIDSRSEQWDLIEKWHNIALFWDQAPDVLEVELMIVTRG; encoded by the coding sequence ATGAACACGGCCCAGCGTCCCATTTTCTGGCACCAGGGCATGTTCCTGCAGCCGCAGCATTTCCAGCTTGTCGACCGCAGCATGCACTCCCTGCTGATCCCGTACCAGAGCCACTTGGCGCCCAACTTCTGGGGGATCTCCCGCGCTACGGTCAGGACTAGCTCCAAAGGGTTGCCATCAATCGAGGTTACCAGTGGCGCCTTTTTGTTTCCCGACGGGACCTACGTCGAACTCCCCGGTAACGCGTTAGTCGAGTCGCGGCTGATCCCGGAAGAGGCGCCGGGGAAGGGCGCCTCACTGACGGTGTATCTGGGACTGAAAAAATGGCAGGCCCGGGCGGAAAACGCGGCGGTCCTGCAGCAGGGCGTTGCCCCTGGTGGATTCACTACCCGATACTTGGTAGCCGCCGAGGGCGCTTCCAGCCCCGACCTGCACGCTGGCGGTCCCGCTGCGGAAGTACGGCACATGGACCATGCTTTAAAGCTCTTCTGGGACAGCGAACTAGACCTGCTGGGCGACTACCTGCTGCTCCCCGTGGCACGGCTGGAGAGGCGCGGGGCCGAACTGGAGATCGCCCCCGATTTCATCGCCCCCTGTCTCACCATCGCCGCCGTGCCACTGCTGAATGAGTTGGTGCTGGGGATACGGGACCTGGTCGCGGTGCGTTGCCGCCAGATGGAAAGCTGTAAGAAGCAGCGCGGCGTCCAGAGGGCGGAATTCGGCTCGAAGGATTTGGTTTACCTCCTTGCCCTCAGGACGGTAAACCGCTACCTCGCCCAGCTTGATCACCTTATCCTGGCCCAAGTTCACCCCTGGCAGGTGTACGGCGTCCTCGCACAGCTCGTGGCCGAACTGTCATGCTTTGACGAGTCCGTCGCCTGCTTGGGGGACGGGGAGGGCGGTGGGGCCGCATTTCTCCCTGGCTACAACCACCTAGACATCGGCGGCTGCTTCGCCTCTGCGCATGACCTGATCCTGAAGCTCCTGGACCAGGTTTGCACCGGGCCCGAGTATGCCCTCAGGCTCTGCTTTGACGGCACTTACTATTCCGCGGACCTCACCCCCGCCCACTTCCAAGGAAAGAACCGTTTCTACCTTGCGGTAACTACCGAAACTGACCCCGCTGCAGTACTGGCCTACCTCACCGGCCTCGCCAAGCTTGGTGCGCGTGAGAGACTCCCTCTCCTGATCGCGCAGGCCTTGCCGGGTGTCCCCCTGGAGCCCATGTCCAACCCGCCTCCGGAGCTGCCACGCCGGGCTTCGTCCCTGTACTTCGCCATCGACAGCCGTTCCGAACAGTGGGACCTAATCGAGAAGTGGCACAACATAGCTCTTTTCTGGGATCAGGCGCCTGATGTCCTGGAGGTTGAGCTGATGATCGTCACCAGAGGCTGA
- the tssJ gene encoding type VI secretion system lipoprotein TssJ, with protein MFKILVAVSVLALLAGCSMNMRLAQNGTSTSPGGVIRLKVQADPQLNRYDRNSHALLLCLYQLREPEGFRQLAQHKDGVPKLLECGRFDPSVVNAQLLVVQPGQTLSQSCDKAAGTRYLGLATGYYSSSKRKVTEVVALPSGTVDNGPQGLLHLDLGAQEITSARVE; from the coding sequence ATGTTTAAGATACTTGTCGCTGTTTCTGTTCTCGCATTACTGGCTGGTTGCTCGATGAACATGCGGCTGGCGCAAAACGGCACGTCCACCTCACCGGGCGGGGTGATCCGGCTCAAAGTTCAGGCGGATCCCCAGCTCAATCGCTACGACAGGAACTCCCACGCGCTGCTGCTGTGCCTGTATCAACTCAGGGAGCCGGAAGGTTTTAGGCAGTTAGCGCAGCACAAGGATGGAGTGCCGAAACTCTTGGAGTGCGGCCGTTTCGACCCGTCAGTGGTAAACGCGCAACTCCTGGTCGTGCAGCCGGGCCAGACCCTCAGCCAAAGCTGCGACAAGGCGGCCGGCACCCGCTACCTGGGGCTTGCCACTGGCTATTACAGCTCAAGTAAGCGGAAGGTGACGGAAGTGGTCGCTCTACCTTCTGGCACTGTGGACAACGGTCCGCAGGGGTTACTTCATCTTGACCTCGGCGCCCAGGAAATAACCAGTGCGAGGGTGGAATGA
- the mobA gene encoding molybdenum cofactor guanylyltransferase — MPDFVADDITGVILVGGKSRRMGRDKAFLQLLGRPLFERVLDLFRESFPEVVLVGDRGERFAGYDVKVLPDLIPGSSLGGVYTALAGTDSEWIFVSSCDLPFPSKAILQHLCALREGCDAVVPKTKQGYEPLFALYSKRCLAPIRNLLEQGECCAYAWYPQAKVKEVGPEEIALLDPAGTAFLNLNTPEDVINTGGIT, encoded by the coding sequence ATGCCGGATTTCGTGGCAGACGACATAACGGGCGTAATCCTGGTGGGGGGCAAGAGCCGCCGCATGGGGCGGGACAAGGCGTTCCTGCAACTATTGGGGAGGCCTCTCTTCGAGCGGGTACTCGACCTGTTCAGGGAGAGCTTCCCCGAGGTCGTGCTGGTGGGTGACCGTGGGGAGCGTTTCGCTGGCTATGACGTTAAGGTCCTCCCCGACCTTATCCCCGGCAGCTCCCTGGGTGGGGTCTACACCGCGTTGGCCGGCACCGACAGCGAATGGATCTTTGTATCTTCCTGCGACCTACCCTTCCCCAGCAAGGCGATCCTGCAGCATCTTTGCGCGCTCAGGGAGGGATGTGACGCGGTGGTACCGAAGACCAAGCAGGGATACGAGCCGCTCTTCGCACTGTATTCGAAAAGATGCCTGGCACCGATCCGAAACCTGCTGGAACAAGGTGAGTGTTGCGCCTACGCTTGGTACCCGCAGGCCAAGGTCAAGGAGGTTGGTCCCGAGGAGATTGCGCTTCTCGACCCAGCCGGCACGGCATTCCTGAATCTCAACACACCGGAAGACGTTATCAATACAGGAGGAATTACATGA
- the mobB gene encoding molybdopterin-guanine dinucleotide biosynthesis protein B, whose product MTVKAVSFVAKSGTGKTTLLEKVIVHLKARGYKVGVIKHDAHRFDIDHPGKDSYRLTAAGADTMLISSPEKLAIVKKHTQSPPIEELIETYFSDMDIVVTEGFKKSGMPKIEVNRQERSTTLLCRGETDDPTLVAVASDADLDLDVPVLDLNDPSAVADFIEETFLQ is encoded by the coding sequence ATGACGGTAAAGGCAGTATCCTTTGTAGCGAAGTCGGGGACTGGCAAGACCACCCTGCTGGAGAAGGTGATTGTGCACCTGAAAGCACGCGGCTACAAGGTGGGGGTCATCAAGCACGACGCGCACCGTTTCGATATCGATCATCCCGGCAAGGACAGCTACCGACTCACCGCGGCAGGCGCCGACACCATGCTGATCTCCTCACCGGAGAAGCTCGCCATCGTCAAGAAGCACACCCAGTCCCCTCCCATCGAGGAACTGATCGAGACCTATTTCAGCGACATGGACATCGTGGTCACCGAGGGTTTCAAGAAGAGCGGCATGCCCAAGATCGAGGTTAACCGCCAGGAGAGAAGCACTACGCTCCTCTGCCGCGGCGAGACCGACGATCCCACCTTGGTCGCGGTGGCCAGCGACGCCGACCTCGACCTCGACGTGCCGGTACTTGACCTGAATGACCCGAGCGCCGTTGCGGATTTCATCGAGGAAACGTTCCTGCAGTAA